The following are from one region of the Populus trichocarpa isolate Nisqually-1 chromosome 8, P.trichocarpa_v4.1, whole genome shotgun sequence genome:
- the LOC7462115 gene encoding protein FAR1-RELATED SEQUENCE 12 yields the protein MDLEHSPDVPNEDLNNSTDGNPQHGSDGTIGGSSIEATSQPEQSDKMTPNSTGGFELTVVEPYVGQEFESEAAALEFYCSYATRTGFVTRMRDHNCSQRDGSIISRTLVCNREGFRKSADKPRMPWSRKPRAVTRVGCRARVSFRKQSNGAWVIRSLVKEHTHPLALPENQSPKARGNPKIYQVPADDKRVHELMRELMVEKKRNASLTEFIQLLFNHIEEHTQGLSEKIQCIVEKVNKMESEGKKSGSEIIMSL from the exons A TGGATTTGGAACATAGTCCTGATGTTCCAAACGAGGATCTAAATAATTCTACAGATGGCAATCCTCAGCATGGTAGTGATGGCACAATCGGTGGAAGTTCTATAGAAGCAACATCTCAACCTGAACAAAGTGATAAAATGACTCCAAATTCCACTGGGGGTTTTGAGTTAACTGTAGTCGAACCATATGTGGGTCAAGAGTTTGAATCGGAAGCAGCTGCACTTGAGTTCTATTGCTCTTATGCCACGCGTACAGGTTTTGTTACTCGAATGAGAGATCACAATTGCTCTCAGCGTGATGGATCTATCATTTCAAGAACACTAGTTTGTAACAGAGAGGGTTTTCGAAAGTCCGCTGATAAGCCTAGAATGCCATGGTCAAGAAAGCCTCGTGCTGTCACTAGGGTGGGTTGCAGAGCAAGGGTTTCATTTAGAAAGCAGAGTAATGGGGCTTGGGTTATTAGAAGTTTAGTAAAGGAGCACACTCATCCATTGGCATTGCCCGAGAACCAATCTCCAAAGGCTAGGGGAAATCCCAAGATCTATCAAGTTCCG GCTGATGACAAGAGAGTCCATGAACTGATGCGAGAGCTGATGgtggagaaaaaaaggaatgcTTCCCTCACAGAATTTATACAGCTTTTATTCAATCACATCGAGGAGCACACGCAAGGCTTGTCAGAAAAGATCCAGTGCATAGTAGAAAAGGTGAACAAGATGGAGTCAGAAGGAAAAAAGTCAGGATCTGAGATAATCATGTCATTGTAA
- the LOC7472461 gene encoding ycf20-like protein: protein MACQVGARMLQSGLSVMVNEVSERTCITIATCAMQNRNSEPSFSGQASKIGIKFVPFQKTRFQLRRQGWRIAFALDTGGLPGNGGQENVNGDSPPGLGGTRLGRIVSAGGRQLLEKLNSARKNFPMKIFLLLLGFYTANALATILGQTGDWDVLVAGIVVAAIEGIGMLMYKKPSSLSTRRLQYFVAMMNYWKAGVCLGLFVDAFKLGS, encoded by the exons ATGGCTTGTCAAGTGGGAGCAAGAATGCTGCAGTCAGGTTTATCAGTAATGGTGAATGAAGTCTCTGAAAGAACTTGTATAACCATTGCAACTTGTGCAATGCAGAACAGGAACAGTGAACCCAGTTTTAGCGGACAGGCATCAAAGATTGGCATAAAGTTTGTGCCTTTTCAAAAGACGAG GTTTCAGCTGAGAAGACAAGGTTGGAGAATAGCCTTTGCCTTGGACACTGGTGGGCTGCCTGGAAATGGGGGACAAGAGAACGTCAATGGTGATAGTCCTCCTGGTCTTGGTGGAACTCGGTTAGGCAGGATAGTAAGCGCAGGTGGCAGACAGCTACTAGAAAAGCTGAATTCAGCAAGAAAAAACTTCCCCATGAAAATATTTCTCCTCCTATTAGGTTTTTATACAGCAAATGCGCTGGCTACAATACTTGGACAGACAGGTGACTGGGATGTATTGGTTGCAGGCATTGTGGTTGCTGCCATTGAGGGGATTGGTATGCTTATGTATAAAAAACCCTCTTCCCTGTCTACTAGGAGGCTGCAATATTTTGTAGCGATGATGAACTATTGGAAAGCCGGTGTTTGCTTAGGCCTCTTTGTGGATGCCTTTAAATTAGGTAGCTAA